A window of the Serratia sarumanii genome harbors these coding sequences:
- a CDS encoding 2OG-Fe(II) oxygenase — translation MPQLADIIDLSAHPIDDAAFRVRCRQTLERAGALVLPGFLRAAALATVRLEGAEQHHAAFYATSKHNVYLRPQDDTLPADHARNRLVVSSKGCITDEDIPPQSPLRALYDAPAFRAFLCAVLDEAQLYPYADRLSSINLHYAHTGQELGWHFDNSSFAITLLIQKPAAGGRFEYVENLRDADRGEMNYAGVTQVLDGERAAKRLAMEEGDLVLFRGRNAMHRVTPTEGDITRMLVVLAYNAQPDVMLSESARMTFYGRL, via the coding sequence ATGCCGCAACTTGCCGATATTATCGATCTGTCCGCCCATCCCATCGACGACGCCGCATTCCGCGTCCGTTGCCGGCAAACGCTGGAGCGCGCCGGCGCGCTGGTGCTGCCGGGATTTCTGCGCGCCGCCGCGCTGGCGACGGTAAGGCTGGAAGGCGCCGAACAGCACCACGCGGCGTTTTACGCCACCAGCAAACACAACGTGTATCTGCGGCCGCAGGACGATACGCTGCCGGCCGATCACGCGCGCAACCGGCTGGTGGTGTCGTCCAAGGGCTGCATTACCGACGAAGATATTCCGCCGCAGTCGCCGCTGCGTGCGCTGTACGACGCCCCGGCGTTTCGCGCGTTCCTCTGCGCGGTGCTGGATGAGGCGCAGCTGTATCCCTACGCCGATCGGCTGTCGTCGATCAACCTGCATTACGCCCACACCGGCCAGGAGCTGGGCTGGCACTTCGACAACTCGTCGTTCGCCATCACGCTGCTGATCCAGAAACCGGCGGCAGGCGGGCGTTTCGAGTACGTGGAGAACCTGCGCGACGCCGATCGCGGCGAGATGAACTATGCCGGGGTCACGCAGGTGCTGGACGGCGAGCGGGCGGCCAAACGGCTGGCGATGGAGGAGGGGGATTTGGTGCTGTTTCGCGGGCGCAACGCCATGCACCGGGTGACGCCGACCGAAGGCGACATCACGCGCATGCTGGTGGTGCTGGCCTACAATGCGCAGCCGGACGTGATGCTGTCGGAAAGCGCCAGAATGACGTTCTACGGCCGCTTATAG
- the ansP gene encoding L-asparagine permease translates to MHSQKKSADDKHAARRRWLDSHESGYHKSMGNRQIQMIAIGGSIGTGLFLGTGGRLELAGPALALVYLVCGIFSFFILRALGELVLHRPSSGSFVSYAREFLGEKASYVAGWMYFLNWAMTGIVDITAVALYMHYWGTFADVPQWLFALGALGIVATMNMIGVKWFAEMEFWFALIKVVAIALFLIVGVVFLGTGTPVAGHTTGMHLITENGGMFPHGLLPALVLVQGVIFAFAGIELIGTAAGECKDPAKMMPKAINSVIWRIGLFYVGSVVLLVLLLPWNAYQAGQSPFVTFFSKLGVPYIGTIMNIVVLTAALSSLNSGLYSTGRILRSLAMGGSAPKLMAKMSSQQVPYAGILVTCGIYVIGVVLNYLVPSQVFEIVLNIASLGIIASWAFIIVCQMRLRKAVREGRAQPVSFKMPGAPFTSWLTLAFLLIVVVMMAFDYPNGTWTIATIPVLAVLLTLGWFGLRKRAQEVKREQQAHEEQNPH, encoded by the coding sequence ATGCACTCACAAAAAAAGTCGGCGGACGATAAACACGCCGCCAGAAGACGCTGGCTAGACTCTCATGAATCCGGTTATCACAAAAGCATGGGCAACCGGCAGATCCAAATGATCGCCATCGGCGGTTCGATCGGCACCGGCTTGTTCCTCGGTACCGGCGGCCGTCTCGAACTGGCCGGGCCGGCGCTGGCGCTGGTCTATCTGGTGTGCGGGATCTTCTCTTTCTTCATCCTGCGCGCGCTGGGCGAGCTGGTGCTGCATCGCCCTTCCAGCGGCAGCTTCGTTTCTTACGCCCGCGAATTTCTCGGTGAGAAAGCCTCTTATGTCGCCGGCTGGATGTACTTCCTCAACTGGGCGATGACCGGCATCGTCGACATCACCGCGGTGGCGCTGTACATGCACTACTGGGGCACCTTTGCCGACGTGCCGCAGTGGCTGTTCGCCCTCGGCGCGCTCGGCATCGTCGCCACCATGAACATGATCGGCGTGAAGTGGTTCGCCGAGATGGAGTTCTGGTTCGCGCTGATCAAGGTCGTCGCCATCGCGCTGTTCCTGATTGTCGGCGTCGTCTTCCTCGGCACCGGCACCCCGGTCGCCGGCCACACCACCGGCATGCACCTGATCACCGAAAACGGTGGCATGTTCCCGCACGGCCTGCTGCCGGCGCTGGTACTGGTGCAAGGGGTGATCTTCGCCTTCGCCGGCATCGAGCTGATCGGCACCGCCGCCGGCGAGTGTAAAGATCCGGCCAAAATGATGCCCAAAGCGATCAACAGCGTGATCTGGCGTATCGGCCTGTTCTACGTCGGCTCCGTGGTGCTGTTGGTGCTGCTGCTGCCGTGGAACGCCTATCAGGCCGGCCAAAGCCCGTTCGTCACCTTCTTCAGCAAGCTGGGCGTGCCTTACATCGGCACCATCATGAACATCGTGGTGTTGACCGCCGCGCTGTCCAGCCTCAACTCCGGCCTCTACTCCACCGGCCGCATCCTGCGTTCGCTGGCGATGGGCGGCTCGGCGCCGAAGCTGATGGCCAAAATGAGCAGCCAGCAGGTGCCTTATGCCGGCATCCTGGTCACCTGCGGCATCTACGTGATCGGCGTGGTGCTCAACTACCTGGTGCCTTCGCAGGTATTCGAGATCGTGCTGAACATCGCCTCGCTGGGCATCATCGCCTCCTGGGCGTTTATCATCGTCTGCCAGATGCGCCTGCGCAAAGCCGTGCGCGAAGGCCGCGCGCAGCCGGTATCGTTCAAAATGCCGGGCGCGCCGTTCACCTCCTGGCTGACGCTGGCGTTCCTGCTGATCGTGGTGGTTATGATGGCGTTCGACTACCCGAACGGCACCTGGACCATCGCCACCATTCCGGTGCTGGCGGTGCTGCTGACGCTGGGCTGGTTCGGCCTGCGCAAGCGCGCGCAGGAAGTGAAGCGGGAGCAGCAGGCTCACGAAGAGCAGAACCCGCACTGA
- a CDS encoding LysR substrate-binding domain-containing protein, with protein MHSPFRARLPKLSAILAFETAARTGSLARAADTLALTAAAVSQQIRQLEQHLGITLFIRAKSGVTLTEQGADYLAYVQEAFETLRVAQQHVERQRGKQTLTVFALPALASKWLNPALGDWLAQCPDGDLRLHATHAAVDFAHSAADFALCFGEQDYPLLEKVRLFQDRVQPVCSPALRDRGDWTQLPLIHVDWGKESQFLPGWHEWFTAAERMPPARRGLTYNLTSLAIDAAVQGRGVLLGQRRLIGRELAAGQLVTLAEPALPLSKPYYVVYPPRTLEKPGAAAFLNWLQALAQRAV; from the coding sequence ATGCACTCACCGTTCCGCGCGCGCTTGCCCAAGCTGAGCGCCATTCTGGCGTTCGAAACCGCCGCCCGCACCGGCAGCCTGGCCCGCGCGGCGGATACGCTGGCGCTGACCGCCGCCGCCGTCAGCCAGCAGATCCGCCAGCTCGAACAGCATCTGGGCATCACGCTGTTCATCCGCGCCAAAAGCGGCGTCACGCTGACCGAACAGGGCGCGGACTACCTGGCCTACGTGCAGGAGGCGTTCGAAACGCTGCGCGTGGCGCAGCAGCACGTCGAGCGCCAGCGCGGCAAACAGACGCTGACGGTGTTCGCCCTGCCGGCGTTGGCCTCCAAGTGGCTGAACCCGGCACTGGGCGACTGGCTGGCGCAGTGCCCCGACGGCGATCTGCGGCTGCACGCCACCCATGCGGCGGTCGATTTCGCCCATTCGGCGGCGGACTTCGCCCTGTGCTTCGGCGAACAGGATTACCCGCTGCTGGAAAAGGTGCGGCTGTTTCAAGATCGGGTGCAGCCGGTGTGCAGCCCGGCGCTGCGCGATCGCGGCGACTGGACGCAGTTGCCGCTGATCCACGTCGACTGGGGCAAAGAGAGCCAGTTTCTGCCGGGCTGGCACGAGTGGTTTACCGCCGCCGAGCGAATGCCGCCGGCGCGGCGCGGGCTGACCTATAACCTGACTTCACTGGCCATCGACGCCGCCGTGCAAGGGCGCGGGGTGCTGCTCGGCCAGCGGCGGCTGATCGGCCGTGAACTGGCGGCAGGCCAGCTGGTCACCCTGGCCGAACCGGCGCTGCCGCTCAGCAAACCCTACTACGTGGTTTACCCGCCGCGCACGCTGGAAAAACCCGGCGCAGCGGCGTTTCTCAATTGGTTGCAGGCGCTGGCTCAGCGCGCGGTATAA